One part of the Sander vitreus isolate 19-12246 chromosome 10, sanVit1, whole genome shotgun sequence genome encodes these proteins:
- the npy7r gene encoding neuropeptide Y receptor Y7, producing MSPPDTSNTTSEGDAGETNPWLLFNNSMGLYPPGFHTDITKHLGVQITLITAYSLIILLGLVGNALVIYMIIRYRNMRTVTNFFIANLAVADLLVDTLCLPFTLVYTLLDEWKFGSVLCHMVPFAQALSVHVSILTLTVIALERYRCIIFHLGRRLTWHSSFLIMAFTWTMSAVLAAPLAIFREYRHEEIPSINLRIAVCSEKWPHGTSRDGVIYSLSMLLLQYILPLAIIIYTYICIWVKLKNHISPSTRIDSINRRKKTTKMLALVVVVFAICWLPFHVFQLASDLDLVFIFKEYKLIYTVFHIIAMCSTFTNPLLYGWMNKNYRNGFLMVFRCEDRPDSFHPEGSFRTRSIRRLTLSGRNGGQPPTAV from the coding sequence ATGAGCCCACCAGACACATCCAACACCACAAGCGAAGGGGATGCTGGGGAAACCAATCCCTGGTTGCTATTCAACAACAGCATGGGTTTATATCCACCTGGTTTCCACACTGACATCACCAAGCACCTTGGAGTCCAGATCACTCTGATCACAGCTTATTCCCTCATCATTCTGCTGGGGCTGGTGGGGAACGCTCTTGTCATTTACATGATTATTCGGTACAGAAACATGCGAACAGTGACCAACTTCTTCATAGCTAACCTGGCTGTGGCAGACCTCCTGGTGGACACTCTCTGCTTGCCCTTCACTCTGGTTTACACTCTGCTAGATGAGTGGAAGTTTGGGTCTGTGTTGTGCCACATGGTACCATTTGCCCAGGCCCTGAGTGTGCATGTATCCATCTTGACCCTGACTGTCATCGCTTTGGAGCGTTACCGCTGCATCATCTTTCACCTTGGCCGGCGCCTCACATGGCACTCCAGCTTCCTCATCATGGCATTCACCTGGACTATGTCTGCTGTCCTGGCAGCACCCTTGGCCATCTTCAGAGAGTACCGCCATGAAGAGATCCCTTCCATCAACTTGCGTATCGCTGTCTGCTCTGAGAAGTGGCCGCATGGGACCAGCAGGGACGGAGTCATCTACAGCCTCTCAATGCTGCTCCTACAGTACATTCTTCCTTTAGCCATCATCATTTACACTTACATCTGCATCTGGGTCAAACTGAAGAATCATATCAGCCCGTCCACCCGTATCGACAGCATCAACCGCCGCAAAAAGACCACCAAGATGTTGgcgctggtggtggtggtgtttgcTATCTGCTGGTTGCCGTTCCATGTGTTTCAACTGGCCAGTGATCTGGACCTGGTGTTCATTTTTAAGGAGTACAAACTAATATACACAGTGTTCCATATCATAGCTATGTGTTCGACTTTTACAAACCCTCTCCTGTATGGGTGGATGAATAAAAACTACAGGAATGGCTTCCTCATGGTCTTCCGTTGTGAGGATAGGCCAGATTCCTTCCACCCCGAGGGTTCGTTCAGGACACGCTCTATAAGAAGGCTGACTCTGAGCGGTCGTAATGGCGGACAACCTCCGACTGCTGTTTGA